The Paenibacillus sophorae genome has a segment encoding these proteins:
- a CDS encoding ABC transporter ATP-binding protein gives MSSSSNKDGLRINGLTISYKEGVPAFGPASLHIPEHGIYTLIGPSGCGKSTLLKAVAGLLPRYTGDITYNGQPANGRDTLIGLVPQTYGLLPWKTVTANLRTALAVTLPGRERKEEREERISRWLEDMAIADLAGRYPLSLSGGQQQRVAVARAFALLPEIMLLDEPFSALDAMTRETLQRLFLENWQKHPVTALFVTHDVEEAILLGERIVVMVPGSRELDIIDNPVFSLNYEDKRSSAEFFEQTKLIRKVMQEKW, from the coding sequence ATGTCCAGTTCAAGTAATAAAGACGGACTTCGCATTAACGGGCTGACCATAAGCTACAAAGAAGGGGTGCCGGCCTTTGGGCCGGCCTCGCTGCACATACCGGAGCATGGGATCTACACACTGATCGGTCCGTCGGGCTGTGGCAAGTCGACGCTCCTTAAGGCCGTTGCCGGCCTTCTTCCCCGGTATACGGGAGACATTACATATAATGGACAGCCCGCGAATGGCCGGGATACCCTCATCGGGCTTGTGCCGCAAACCTACGGCCTGCTGCCCTGGAAGACCGTTACGGCCAATCTCCGTACGGCTCTTGCGGTCACCCTTCCCGGAAGAGAGCGGAAGGAGGAGCGGGAGGAACGAATCAGCCGCTGGCTGGAAGACATGGCCATCGCCGATTTGGCCGGGCGGTACCCTCTCTCGCTCAGCGGAGGACAGCAGCAGCGGGTCGCGGTTGCCAGGGCGTTCGCGCTGCTTCCGGAAATTATGCTGCTGGACGAGCCGTTCTCGGCGCTCGATGCGATGACTCGCGAGACGCTGCAGCGGCTGTTTCTTGAGAACTGGCAAAAGCATCCGGTCACGGCTTTATTTGTGACTCATGATGTGGAAGAAGCGATTTTGCTGGGGGAAAGAATTGTCGTTATGGTGCCTGGCAGCCGGGAGCTTGATATCATCGACAATCCCGTTTTCTCATTAAATTATGAAGATAAACGAAGCAGTGCGGAGTTCTTCGAGCAGACCAAGTTGATCAGAAAGGTAATGCAGGAGAAATGGTAA
- a CDS encoding ABC transporter substrate-binding protein, translating into MKKNGTMNKILLLLLTTLLAALAAGCGSSNGKNSPSAENTGTAGETPSLSLGMLPSIDAIPFIIAHEQGFDRKRGVNLDIQTFKSAKDRDAAFQAGKLEGFSADLVAVAIYNNAGLDVKIASATFGEFDLLTGNDGIKEVKDLKGKTVILSKNTSTEYTVATMLKQAGLSEQDINVTEVPQIPTRLELLKNKKADAAVLPEPFVTMGKASGLRVLGSTHSAGIHPFVFAIPQSAIDAKPKAIQAMYAAYDDAVAYMKSHDQSEYVDTIIKAVGYPETLKSQIQVPDYVPASQVDKEQVAAAFAWAKEKGLLTKDLSPEDVISNVQFK; encoded by the coding sequence ATGAAGAAGAACGGAACGATGAACAAAATATTGCTGCTGCTGTTGACAACACTGCTCGCTGCATTGGCCGCAGGCTGCGGTTCTTCCAATGGAAAAAACTCGCCGAGTGCGGAGAATACGGGAACGGCGGGAGAGACCCCCTCGTTATCTTTGGGCATGCTGCCTTCGATCGACGCCATCCCTTTTATTATCGCCCATGAGCAGGGTTTCGACCGCAAACGCGGGGTAAATCTCGACATTCAGACCTTCAAAAGCGCCAAAGATCGCGACGCGGCATTCCAGGCGGGAAAGCTGGAGGGATTCAGCGCAGACCTGGTTGCGGTTGCCATTTACAATAACGCCGGACTGGATGTGAAGATTGCCAGCGCCACCTTCGGTGAGTTCGATCTGCTGACTGGGAATGACGGCATCAAGGAGGTCAAGGACCTGAAGGGCAAGACGGTCATTTTGTCCAAAAACACCTCCACCGAGTACACCGTCGCCACCATGCTGAAGCAGGCGGGTCTGAGCGAACAGGACATTAATGTAACCGAGGTGCCGCAAATCCCGACTAGACTGGAGCTCTTGAAAAATAAAAAGGCGGACGCGGCTGTTCTGCCTGAGCCGTTCGTGACAATGGGCAAAGCCTCCGGCCTACGGGTACTCGGCTCCACACACTCGGCCGGAATCCATCCGTTCGTGTTTGCCATCCCGCAGAGCGCGATCGACGCCAAGCCGAAGGCCATTCAAGCGATGTACGCAGCCTATGACGATGCGGTAGCTTATATGAAGTCCCATGACCAGAGCGAATACGTTGACACGATTATTAAAGCAGTGGGTTACCCTGAGACGCTGAAAAGCCAAATCCAGGTACCCGATTATGTCCCGGCGTCCCAAGTGGACAAGGAGCAGGTCGCGGCGGCTTTCGCCTGGGCGAAGGAGAAGGGACTACTGACCAAGGACCTGTCTCCGGAGGATGTGATCTCAAATGTCCAGTTCAAGTAA
- a CDS encoding zinc-dependent alcohol dehydrogenase family protein: MRAVVFKGKHQMEVLDWKTKDLEPHEVRIRVESCGICGTDQHIYHGHPGSAAVNPPIVLGHELAGEVIELGSGVSNLKLGDRVSIDPNIYCGECEYCRSGRPHLCDHLQAIGVTRDGGMAEYCIVPAVNAYRIPNEMSYVEGAMVEPVGCVLHGLKKIDVRPVHTVLIIGGGFIGQLFLQLVKKQGAAKIIVSEPAVEKHERLLELGANEVVEPTSPETVQHLMNIADVVIECVGRKESMELAIKAARKGGQILLFGVPSPDTLINVSPFTIFSKELSIKGSFINPYTHEEAISFIRQNIIRIEPLISHYFALDDIPEVMGKYPQMNVAKGVVTHST, encoded by the coding sequence ATGAGGGCAGTGGTATTCAAAGGAAAGCATCAAATGGAAGTGTTAGATTGGAAAACGAAGGATCTCGAACCGCATGAGGTGCGAATTCGGGTCGAAAGTTGCGGCATTTGTGGTACGGATCAGCATATTTATCATGGGCACCCCGGCTCTGCAGCGGTCAACCCGCCGATCGTGCTCGGCCATGAACTGGCAGGCGAAGTGATAGAGTTGGGGTCTGGGGTTTCGAACTTGAAGCTAGGAGACAGAGTATCGATAGATCCGAATATTTATTGCGGCGAATGTGAATATTGTCGGAGCGGTCGGCCTCACTTGTGCGATCACCTTCAAGCAATCGGCGTGACGCGAGACGGTGGCATGGCGGAATATTGCATTGTTCCTGCGGTAAACGCTTACCGTATCCCGAACGAGATGAGCTATGTAGAAGGTGCGATGGTAGAGCCTGTCGGTTGCGTCTTGCACGGATTGAAGAAAATCGATGTTCGCCCGGTTCATACGGTACTCATTATCGGTGGCGGTTTCATCGGCCAATTATTCCTCCAGCTTGTAAAAAAACAAGGAGCGGCAAAAATTATTGTCAGCGAACCTGCGGTGGAGAAACACGAGCGGCTTCTTGAACTGGGGGCGAACGAGGTCGTGGAGCCTACGAGTCCGGAAACGGTACAACATTTGATGAATATTGCAGATGTCGTGATCGAATGCGTGGGACGCAAAGAATCAATGGAGCTTGCAATCAAAGCAGCTCGAAAAGGAGGTCAAATCCTTCTGTTCGGCGTACCCTCACCAGACACTCTGATCAATGTTTCGCCGTTTACCATTTTTTCAAAAGAACTAAGCATAAAGGGATCCTTTATTAATCCTTACACACATGAGGAAGCGATTTCTTTCATTCGGCAAAACATAATACGGATTGAGCCATTAATCAGCCATTATTTCGCACTAGATGACATTCCGGAAGTGATGGGGAAATATCCGCAAATGAATGTAGCGAAAGGTGTAGTCACTCACTCTACATAA
- a CDS encoding PTS sugar transporter subunit IIA, with the protein MFNKIKALIFQDKPEQQQEDGFIVPISGEIIDLSHVPDEAFSQRMMGDGFAIQPENGEVFSPVDGVVTTVVPSKHAFSIKSNSGIEFLIHFGVDTVKLKGEGFDVYVKEGSVVKAGDLILKVNLEQIKDKVPSVAVSVIFIELNGKSFSYKSGKVAAKEKDAVTIQFEDMQ; encoded by the coding sequence ATGTTTAATAAAATTAAAGCGCTTATATTTCAAGATAAACCGGAACAGCAGCAGGAAGATGGCTTTATTGTTCCTATTTCTGGGGAAATTATTGATTTGAGCCACGTGCCGGACGAAGCATTTTCCCAGCGGATGATGGGGGACGGATTTGCTATTCAGCCAGAGAATGGAGAAGTCTTCTCACCGGTGGATGGAGTCGTTACGACAGTGGTTCCCAGCAAGCATGCTTTTTCCATTAAAAGCAATTCCGGGATTGAATTTTTAATCCATTTTGGCGTGGATACGGTTAAGCTAAAAGGAGAAGGATTTGATGTTTATGTAAAGGAAGGAAGTGTAGTTAAAGCGGGGGACTTGATCTTAAAGGTTAACCTCGAACAAATCAAGGACAAAGTACCGTCTGTTGCTGTTTCGGTTATTTTTATCGAACTGAACGGAAAGAGCTTCAGTTACAAGAGCGGCAAAGTAGCAGCAAAGGAAAAAGACGCTGTTACTATACAATTTGAGGACATGCAATGA
- a CDS encoding MurR/RpiR family transcriptional regulator: protein MGLDIHKLVDKYQLNQTEEKILVYIIDNIENVKEIGVRGIAKEFYTSTTTIMNLAKKLGHTGFLDMYYHLNFTLKDKKSQFSGKKNNQFYGVDLEQLLSLIDHKKIDEFVNLLLENKNEIIYTWGGGFSAPITEYITRKLIVLGFKCIYSEPIESYDVNPIQAKLFINVSKSGETDSLLRMSHSAKRNGIKIISFTGDSENSLSKLSDINLKIVDMNTMDDRNKSASSFYANVLMLFEFLIGEYLEKIKEDSDKN, encoded by the coding sequence ATGGGGTTAGATATTCATAAGCTGGTAGATAAATATCAGTTGAATCAAACGGAAGAAAAAATATTAGTATATATCATCGACAATATAGAGAATGTAAAAGAAATAGGGGTAAGAGGCATCGCAAAGGAATTTTATACATCTACGACGACAATAATGAATTTGGCGAAAAAATTGGGCCATACCGGCTTTCTGGATATGTATTATCATCTTAATTTTACATTGAAGGATAAAAAGTCTCAATTTTCCGGCAAAAAAAATAATCAATTCTACGGTGTTGATCTGGAACAATTATTATCATTAATAGATCACAAAAAAATAGACGAATTTGTAAACTTGTTGCTGGAAAACAAAAATGAAATTATTTACACGTGGGGAGGTGGATTCTCTGCACCGATTACGGAATATATAACCAGAAAATTAATCGTTCTTGGATTTAAATGTATCTATTCCGAACCCATTGAAAGCTATGATGTAAACCCTATTCAGGCAAAATTGTTTATCAATGTTTCCAAATCCGGAGAAACGGATTCTTTGCTGAGAATGTCGCATTCGGCAAAGAGAAATGGAATTAAAATCATTTCATTTACAGGAGACTCAGAAAATTCTTTATCCAAACTATCGGATATTAATTTAAAAATAGTTGATATGAATACGATGGATGACCGTAATAAGTCAGCCTCTTCTTTCTATGCGAATGTGCTGATGTTATTTGAGTTTTTGATTGGTGAATATTTGGAGAAAATAAAGGAAGACTCTGATAAAAATTGA
- a CDS encoding IS200/IS605 family accessory protein TnpB-related protein, translating into MKECSPTLVRKEKRYALHIAYEGDVKLTQAEFSKQRVCAARFRINTFRSLFRDGRFTGKLKQAQRQSGIGAKPNFWRQMNGLQTHIVHDTAHQIIAFTQKHSADVIIMEYLGKMRLPKGTWGAKRLRAKLQFWAKRRIQTKVTEMAHFLGMRVSMVNPANTSALAFDGSGWVKRNTKRDVAERIGCWLPSFGCNRRLSL; encoded by the coding sequence ATGAAAGAATGCAGCCCCACATTGGTTCGGAAAGAAAAACGCTATGCCCTTCATATCGCCTATGAAGGGGATGTGAAGTTGACTCAGGCGGAATTTTCCAAGCAGCGGGTGTGTGCCGCCCGATTTAGGATTAACACATTCCGCAGTCTGTTCCGTGATGGACGCTTCACAGGCAAACTGAAACAAGCCCAGCGTCAATCCGGTATAGGCGCAAAACCGAATTTCTGGCGGCAGATGAACGGCTTACAGACGCATATCGTCCACGATACCGCGCATCAAATCATCGCCTTTACCCAAAAGCACAGTGCAGATGTTATTATCATGGAGTATTTAGGCAAGATGCGTCTGCCTAAAGGAACGTGGGGAGCCAAGCGGCTTCGTGCCAAACTCCAGTTTTGGGCCAAACGGCGCATCCAAACGAAAGTGACCGAAATGGCGCATTTTCTAGGGATGCGGGTTTCCATGGTCAACCCTGCGAATACAAGTGCGCTTGCTTTTGACGGGAGTGGATGGGTAAAACGAAACACGAAGCGTGATGTTGCCGAACGTATTGGATGTTGGCTTCCCTCATTCGGGTGCAACAGGCGCCTGAGTCTTTAG
- a CDS encoding 6-phospho-alpha-glucosidase, translated as MSKKFTVTIAGGGSTFTPGIVLMLLDNLDKFPIGKLKFYDNDKERQDIIAGACDVILKEQAPDIEFVATVDPEEAFTDIDFVMAHIRVGKYAMRELDEKIPLKYGVLGQETCGPGGIAYGMRSIGGVIEILDYMEKYSPDAWMLNYSNPASIVAEATRRLRPNSRILNICDMPIGIEARMAEISGLESRKDMTVRYYGLNHFGWWTDIRDKDGNDLKPKIKEHVAKHGYVVSVGDSQHTEASWNDTFAKAKDVYALDPDTFPNTYLKYYLFPDDVVQHSNIEYTRANEVMDGREKFVFGEARKIIEQQSTEGSGLHIDEHASYIVDLARAIAFNTKERMLMIVENNGAIANFDPTAMVEIPCLLGSSGPEPLAMGKIPQFQKGLMEQQVSAEKLVVEAWIEKSYQKLWQAITLSKTVPSAFVAKQILDDLIEVNKDFWPELK; from the coding sequence ATGAGTAAAAAGTTTACTGTAACAATCGCGGGCGGAGGAAGCACATTTACGCCGGGTATCGTCTTAATGTTGTTGGATAATCTGGATAAATTCCCTATTGGAAAACTAAAGTTCTATGACAACGATAAGGAAAGACAAGATATCATAGCCGGAGCATGCGACGTTATTTTAAAAGAACAAGCGCCGGACATTGAATTTGTCGCGACTGTTGATCCGGAAGAAGCCTTCACAGATATCGATTTTGTTATGGCTCATATCCGGGTCGGCAAGTACGCAATGCGCGAATTGGATGAGAAAATTCCTTTAAAATACGGTGTGCTGGGTCAAGAAACCTGCGGCCCCGGTGGAATTGCTTATGGAATGAGATCCATTGGCGGAGTCATTGAAATCCTTGACTACATGGAAAAATACTCGCCAGATGCATGGATGCTCAATTACTCGAACCCGGCGTCGATCGTTGCCGAAGCGACCCGCAGATTGAGACCGAATTCCAGGATTTTGAACATTTGCGATATGCCGATAGGTATTGAAGCGCGGATGGCTGAAATTTCAGGATTAGAGTCTAGAAAAGATATGACCGTCCGTTATTATGGACTGAATCATTTTGGCTGGTGGACGGATATTCGCGATAAAGACGGAAATGATTTAAAGCCGAAAATTAAAGAGCATGTCGCAAAACATGGCTATGTTGTTTCGGTTGGAGACAGCCAGCACACGGAAGCAAGCTGGAATGATACCTTCGCTAAAGCCAAAGATGTGTATGCTTTGGACCCTGACACATTTCCTAACACCTATCTGAAATACTATTTATTCCCGGATGATGTTGTTCAACATTCTAACATAGAATATACACGAGCAAATGAAGTCATGGATGGAAGAGAAAAGTTTGTATTTGGCGAAGCCAGAAAAATTATCGAACAGCAATCTACAGAAGGCTCCGGATTGCATATTGATGAACATGCTTCCTATATTGTTGACCTTGCAAGAGCCATTGCCTTTAATACGAAAGAAAGAATGCTGATGATTGTCGAGAATAACGGGGCAATTGCCAATTTTGATCCTACGGCTATGGTTGAGATCCCTTGTCTTCTTGGCAGCAGCGGACCGGAACCGCTGGCTATGGGTAAGATTCCTCAATTCCAAAAAGGACTTATGGAGCAGCAAGTTTCTGCAGAAAAATTAGTGGTCGAAGCCTGGATCGAAAAATCCTATCAAAAGCTGTGGCAAGCCATTACCCTTTCCAAAACAGTACCTAGCGCATTCGTCGCGAAACAGATTTTGGATGATCTGATCGAGGTCAACAAAGACTTCTGGCCTGAGTTGAAATAA
- a CDS encoding PTS transporter subunit EIIC, with translation MKDKVVNSMQIFARAIVVPVLFLPIVGLILAITTIFSNPTIVGEGSSLINVGKFMASGVWPILTNLGIVFCVGIAMGIAKEKKAEAALIALLSYLTFLGANNEWLKLTGKLIKYTNPSELQGTGQTIVLGFQVIDMGVFLGMILGVIVALVHNKLCNKELPGAISLYGNTKLVYIVLVPILTVLAVVFSYIWPFAADGIRATANFINFSGSIGVFIYGFLNRFLIPTGLHHLVYSPFLYSNMGGELTINGQTYLGAYNIFLAQITDPSVKLFDPSAKFLQYGMVKVFGLVGAALAFYKTAKPEKKNTLKALLIPAVATSFLVGITEPIEFTFLFVAPFLWVVHSALDGIFEVIAVLSGIRAFGAGGLIEFLTFNLPAGIGRTRWPLFVGIGLVQLATYYVVFTFLIKKFNLKTPGREDDEVKLFTKKDYKEKTTSQKSVETAIAAGKDTDLAAAIVEALGGKGNIETVDNCFSRLRVKVTDAGIVDEPGLKSTGASGVIKNGENIQVVYGTKVNGVRNAVDKYLAG, from the coding sequence ATGAAGGATAAAGTTGTAAACAGTATGCAGATTTTTGCAAGAGCGATCGTTGTTCCCGTTTTGTTTTTGCCGATCGTCGGTTTGATTTTGGCAATTACTACAATTTTCAGTAATCCGACAATTGTTGGTGAAGGCAGTTCCTTAATCAATGTCGGCAAGTTTATGGCCAGCGGGGTTTGGCCTATTTTGACCAACTTGGGAATTGTCTTCTGCGTTGGCATCGCGATGGGAATAGCGAAAGAAAAGAAAGCGGAAGCGGCGCTTATAGCTCTATTGTCATACTTGACATTCCTGGGTGCTAACAACGAGTGGCTTAAGTTAACGGGAAAATTAATCAAATATACCAATCCCTCTGAATTACAGGGAACCGGGCAAACCATCGTATTAGGCTTTCAAGTCATTGATATGGGGGTTTTCCTTGGAATGATCCTCGGGGTCATCGTAGCGCTTGTCCATAACAAGCTTTGCAATAAAGAGTTGCCGGGAGCGATTTCATTGTATGGCAACACCAAGCTGGTATATATCGTTTTAGTTCCGATTTTGACCGTATTGGCTGTTGTGTTCAGTTATATTTGGCCATTTGCCGCCGACGGTATTCGGGCAACAGCGAATTTCATTAATTTCTCAGGTTCGATAGGCGTGTTTATATACGGATTTTTAAACAGATTTCTCATACCTACAGGATTACACCATCTCGTATATTCACCATTCCTCTATTCTAACATGGGTGGCGAATTGACTATAAACGGACAAACGTATTTAGGCGCTTACAATATATTCCTGGCGCAGATAACAGATCCGTCTGTCAAGCTGTTTGACCCATCCGCAAAGTTCTTGCAATACGGTATGGTTAAAGTTTTCGGTTTGGTAGGAGCGGCTCTGGCCTTTTATAAAACAGCGAAACCCGAAAAAAAGAATACGTTAAAAGCCCTTTTAATACCAGCGGTAGCAACTTCATTTTTGGTTGGCATAACTGAACCCATCGAATTTACATTCTTGTTTGTGGCGCCGTTTCTATGGGTAGTTCACTCGGCTTTGGACGGCATATTTGAGGTTATTGCAGTACTCTCGGGGATTAGAGCTTTTGGGGCAGGCGGACTCATAGAATTCCTGACTTTTAATTTGCCTGCAGGAATCGGCAGAACAAGATGGCCTTTATTTGTTGGCATAGGACTTGTTCAGTTGGCGACATATTACGTTGTATTCACCTTTTTAATTAAAAAGTTTAACCTCAAGACCCCGGGCCGGGAAGATGATGAAGTGAAATTGTTCACTAAAAAAGATTACAAAGAGAAAACAACAAGCCAAAAATCCGTCGAGACAGCTATAGCCGCAGGCAAAGATACCGATTTAGCTGCCGCTATTGTGGAAGCTCTTGGAGGTAAGGGGAATATTGAAACCGTTGACAACTGCTTCTCTCGTTTGAGGGTCAAGGTAACGGACGCTGGTATCGTTGATGAACCGGGTTTAAAAAGTACAGGAGCATCAGGCGTTATTAAAAACGGCGAAAATATTCAAGTCGTCTATGGGACTAAAGTCAATGGGGTTAGAAATGCCGTTGATAAATATCTTGCAGGTTAA
- a CDS encoding helix-turn-helix domain-containing protein: protein MKGNEHHSKFLLTHREREVFELLVQDKTTRDIAGLLFISEKTVRNHISNVMQKLNVKGRSQAVVELIKLGELKI, encoded by the coding sequence ATGAAGGGGAACGAGCATCACAGCAAATTCTTGTTAACGCATCGTGAACGTGAAGTATTCGAACTTCTTGTTCAGGATAAAACGACGCGCGATATCGCCGGCTTATTATTTATCAGCGAGAAGACGGTTCGCAACCACATCTCCAACGTTATGCAAAAATTAAATGTAAAAGGCCGTTCGCAAGCGGTTGTCGAGCTGATCAAGCTTGGGGAGCTGAAAATATAG
- a CDS encoding PucR family transcriptional regulator, whose product MILAELLKIPFLLESKVICGFQGLGRTVCSVNMMDAPDIIDFVKPDELLITTAYALKDHPEELVALIPELSAAGCVGLGIKKRFWSAIPQEAIAVANEVGFPLIELPLNVSLGDLINQAIDAILDKHTDTLRNALQSHRQFSSLILKGEGIPEIVRDLAGLLDSPAILLDQRLNLISASSHFRKQAYQHLLPKIRELASQLPNEDRTSVCCLADAAPGTLNYVAAHPIMTYQPQGFLLTLQQSVELQQLPVMIMEQAANVISFELLKKQAVKERSRRYKNDLFMDIVNGFITSEQELIHRGKRYGLFEKLPSLCIVIQQDDDLGRREFALPPSEEQQLSKREELYEVLKEAFLSRGHSFVLFNNKDQFVLILSISGGKTAPVHAERMLREQLTEISDNLYHREKISVSFGVGNPIDRLTDIPVTYKEAVEAWETAHNSKKRRFVQFYHVKKLTDLLRMLPLEELKKYYNDTFKELNRLDEKERRELMRTLIAYHDNNCQIAETAKQLFVHRNTVVYRLEKCEQLTGRKIRNTSDNLRFKVAYLMEELIDAD is encoded by the coding sequence ATGATATTAGCAGAGCTCTTGAAAATTCCGTTTCTGCTGGAATCAAAGGTCATATGCGGGTTTCAGGGACTGGGGCGGACTGTCTGTTCCGTCAATATGATGGATGCGCCGGATATTATTGATTTTGTAAAACCCGACGAACTATTAATCACAACGGCTTATGCGCTAAAGGATCACCCCGAGGAGCTTGTGGCGCTCATCCCCGAATTATCGGCGGCCGGCTGCGTCGGACTCGGAATTAAAAAGCGTTTCTGGTCAGCGATCCCCCAGGAGGCAATCGCCGTCGCCAATGAGGTCGGTTTCCCGCTGATTGAGCTGCCGCTCAACGTTTCGCTTGGCGATCTCATTAACCAGGCCATTGATGCGATCTTGGACAAGCATACCGATACACTGCGTAATGCGCTGCAAAGCCATCGTCAATTTTCCAGCCTGATTCTAAAGGGGGAGGGAATTCCCGAAATTGTGCGGGATTTAGCAGGGCTGCTGGACAGCCCCGCCATCCTGCTGGATCAAAGGTTGAATTTGATATCGGCGTCTTCGCATTTCCGGAAGCAGGCTTATCAGCACTTGCTGCCCAAAATCCGCGAGTTGGCCAGTCAGCTCCCGAATGAAGACCGCACCTCTGTATGCTGCTTGGCGGATGCCGCCCCCGGAACGCTAAACTATGTCGCCGCGCATCCGATTATGACGTACCAGCCGCAGGGCTTCCTGCTGACGCTGCAGCAATCGGTCGAGCTTCAGCAGCTTCCGGTTATGATTATGGAACAGGCCGCCAACGTCATCAGCTTCGAACTGCTCAAGAAGCAGGCGGTGAAAGAACGTTCCAGACGCTATAAGAATGATCTCTTTATGGATATCGTTAACGGGTTTATTACTTCCGAGCAGGAATTGATTCACCGTGGTAAGCGTTACGGACTGTTCGAGAAATTACCCTCTTTGTGCATTGTTATCCAACAGGACGATGACCTGGGCAGAAGGGAGTTTGCTCTGCCTCCTTCCGAGGAGCAGCAATTGTCCAAGCGGGAAGAACTATACGAAGTTTTGAAGGAAGCGTTTCTCTCGCGGGGTCATTCGTTTGTGCTGTTCAACAACAAGGACCAGTTCGTGCTCATTCTTTCTATTTCCGGGGGCAAGACGGCTCCAGTGCATGCGGAACGGATGCTGCGGGAACAATTGACCGAAATCAGTGACAACCTTTATCATAGGGAGAAGATTTCCGTGTCGTTCGGAGTCGGTAATCCGATTGACCGGCTGACGGATATCCCCGTAACCTACAAAGAGGCGGTTGAAGCTTGGGAGACGGCCCATAACAGCAAGAAGCGCCGCTTTGTCCAGTTTTATCATGTGAAGAAACTGACCGATCTGCTGCGGATGCTGCCGCTTGAAGAACTGAAGAAATATTATAATGATACCTTTAAAGAATTGAACCGGCTGGATGAAAAAGAGCGGCGGGAGCTGATGCGAACATTAATCGCTTATCACGACAACAACTGTCAGATTGCCGAGACAGCCAAGCAATTGTTCGTGCACCGCAATACGGTCGTCTACCGGCTGGAAAAATGCGAGCAGCTCACCGGCCGCAAAATCAGAAATACCAGCGACAATCTGCGCTTCAAGGTCGCCTATCTTATGGAGGAGCTTATTGATGCGGATTGA